Proteins encoded within one genomic window of Triticum aestivum cultivar Chinese Spring chromosome 2D, IWGSC CS RefSeq v2.1, whole genome shotgun sequence:
- the LOC100873132 gene encoding 9-beta-pimara-7,15-diene synthase, chloroplastic, with product MANPTQGRSSSILPVSGRQAPQQAVLLWAAPQFVSKCGLHVLHHGRRKPPRRSFACSASRLPSTEPPYVEEMLARENIRTRNTERKARIQKHLGKPEFSPSAYDTAWVAMVPLPDTDRQAPCFPQCVEWILQNQHCSGSWGVNQFGLLANKDILLSTLACIIALKKWNVGSDHISRGLEFIGRNISTVMDKQIVSPIGFNLIFPGMFNHAIRMGLEFPVRETDISGILHLCEMELRRLAGEESNGKEAYLAFVAEEGLVSLLDRNEVMNFQRKNGSLFNSPAATAAVLVHRYDDKALQYLNSIVSIFGSTVPTVYPQNIYYQLSMVDMLEKIGISRHFSSEINSILDKAYISWLQRDEEIIQDVETCAMAFRLLRMNGYDVSSDELSHVSQASTFHDSLEGYLNQTKSLLELYKASKLCLSENELILENISNWSGRLLTEKLCCSGTKRTPILGEVEYTLKFPFYATVETLDRKRNIEHFDSRVSQQLKTKNLLCHVNQDILDFAIEDFSISQSIYQDELSHLERWEKENRLHQLRFLRKGSLINCYLSAAATISAHEFSDARIACAKAIALVLVTDDFFDVGASKEEQENLIALVEKWDHHHKVEFYSEQVEVVFSAFYTTVNQLGEMASAVQNCDVTKHLDETWLHYMRSVATEAKWQRNQYVPTVEEYMTDALTSYGMGPIMLTSLYFVQNKLMKHIIKDPEYSELLRLMGTCGRLLNDTQGFERESRDGKLNIISLLVLQSGGSMSIEAAQEATQESVASCRRDLLRMVVREDRVVPRPCKEVFWRFCKTAHLFYCHTDGFSSPKEMLHAMNAIFREPLKLQTSSPLAVQSEK from the exons ATGGCAAATCCTACACAAGGTCGTTCCTCTTCCATCCTCCCAGTATCTGGACGGCAGGCACCTCAACAGGCCGTCCTCCTCTGGGCTGCTCCACAGTTCGTGTCAAAGTGTGGGCTGCACGTGCTGCATCATGGAAGAAGAAAGCCTCCTCGCCGCAGTTTCGCATGCTCAGCCTCCAGGCTTCCTTCCACCGAACCAC CCTATGTTGAGGAGATGTTGGCACGAGAAAATATAAGGACGCGCAACACG GAACGGAAGGCTAGAATACAAAAACATCTGGGAAAACCTGAATTCTCGCCATCTGCATATGACACAGCATGGGTGGCTATGGTGCCATTGCCAGACACCGATCGGCAGGCTCCATGCTTCCCTCAGTGTGTTGAATGGATATTGCAAAATCAACACTGTAGTGGTTCTTGGGGTGTCAACCAATTCGGCTTATTAGCAAACAAGGATATTCTGTTATCAACGTTGGCTTGTATCATTGCACTTAAGAAATGGAACGTTGGCTCCGACCACATAAGTAGAG GACTAGAATTTATTGGAAGGAATATCTCCACTGTAATGGATAAGCAGATTGTTTCTCCTATAGGCTTCAATCTCATTTTCCCTGGTATGTTTAACCATGCTATCAGGATGGGTTTGGAATTTCCAGTCAGAGAAACTGATATCAGTGGGATACTTCACCTTTGTGAGATGGAGCTGAGAAG ATTGGCTGGTGAGGAATCTAATGGGAAAGAAGCATATCTTGCCTTTGTTGCTGAAGAAGGGTTGGTAAGCCTGCTGGACCGCAATGAAGTTATGAACTTCCAGAGAAAGAATGGGTCGTTGTTCAACTCTCCTGCTGCAACGGCCGCTGTATTAGTCCACCGCTATGATGATAAAGCTCTCCAATACCTCAATTCCATTGTCAGTATATTTGGCAGTACGG TACCAACAGTGTACCCACAGAATATATATTATCAGCTCTCAATGGTGGATATGCTCGAAAAGATCGGAATATCTCGGCACTTCTCCAGTGAGATAAACAGTATCCTGGACAAGGCGTACAT TTCCTGGTTACAGAGAGATGAGGAAATAATCCAAGATGTAGAAACATGTGCAATGGCGTTTCGCCTTTTACGGATGAATGGATATGATGTTTCGTCAG ATGAGTTGTCCCATGTTTCTCAAGCCTCCACTTTCCATGACTCACTGGAAGGATATTTAAATCAAACAAAATCTTTATTAGAGTTATACAAGGcttcaaaactatgtttgtcagaaAACGAATTGATCCTGGAGAACATAAGTAACTGGTCAGGCCGCTTATTGACAGAAAAGTTGTGCTGTAGTGGGACAAAAAGAACGCCAATTCTTGGAGAG GTAGAATATACTCTTAAATTTCCATTTTATGCAACTGTGGAAACCCTAGACCGTAAGAGGAACATTGAACATTTTGACTCTAGGGTTTCTCAACAGCTAAAGACAAAAAACTT GCTGTGTCATGTTAATCAAGATATTCTAGATTTTGCCATTGAAGATTTCAGTATTTCTCAATCTATATACCAGGATGAACTCAGCCATCTCGAGAG GTGGGAGAAAGAAAACAGGCTGCACCAGCTAAGATTTCTACGCAAGGGGAGTCTGATAAATTGTTATCTCTCTGCTGCTGCAACCATATCTGCTCATGAATTCTCTGATGCTCGCATTGCATGTGCGAAAGCTATTGCGCTCGTACTTGTTACTGATGACTTCTTTGATGTTGGAGCAtccaaagaagaacaagaaaaccTCATAGCATTAGTAGAGAA GTGGGATCACCATCACAAAGTTGAGTTCTACTCCGAGCAAGTGGAAGTAGTATTTTCTGCTTTTTATACCACAGTTAATCAGCTTGGAGAAATGGCTTCTGCAGTACAGAACTGCGATGTTACAAAGCACTTGGATGAAACA TGGCTACATTACATGAGGTCTGTGGCAACCGAGGCAAAATGGCAACGGAATCAATATGTGCCAACAGTTGAGGAATACATGACAGACGCGCTTACCTCATACGGGATGGGCCCGATTATGCTCACATCACTGTATTTTGTCCAAAACAAACTTATGAAGCACATTATCAAAGACCCGGAGTACAGTGAGTTGCTTAGACTAATGGGTACATGTGGCCGTCTCTTGAATGATACTCAAGGCTTTGAG AGGGAATCCAGAGACGGAAAACTGAACATCATCTCACTGCTTGTTCTTCAGAGTGGAGGTTCCATGTCCATAGAAGCTGCTCAAGAGGCGACACAGGAGTCTGTAGCCTCATGTCGGAGAGACCTGCTAAGGATGGTTGTCAGAGAAGACCGTGTTGTTCCTAGACCATGCAAGGAGGTGTTCTGGAGGTTTTGTAAGACAGCTCACTTGTTCTACTGTCACACCGACGGATTTTCCTCCCCCAAGGAAATGCTCCACGCGATGAATGCAATATTTAGAGAGCCACTTAAACTTCAAACTAGCAGTCCGTTGGCTGTTCAATCAGAAAAATAA